From a region of the Thermus caldilimi genome:
- a CDS encoding AMP-binding protein: MEPIWYPKPEEARATRLSQFMEALGFEDYEAFYRYSVEEPEDFYHAFLSHLGLPWRKPYERVMEGGFPLPRFFVGGRLNLVEAALSHEPTTLALIHETEEGGVRTLTYGELFQEVERVAAGLRALGVERGDRVGLWFPMGLEAAILLLATAWLGAIAIPIFSGYAAEAAAVRLKDAKAKLLAVQDGFHRRGRRVELLLEARKAQALAETPHLLVVRRLGLPLETGEVDYASLRDEPFPPEEMESMDPFMLIYTSGTTGRPKGTVHYHAGFPLKAALDLALLFDLREGDRLFWFTDLGWMMGPWAILGGLILGATVFLYDGAPDHPGPERLWRMVEAHRLTHLGLSPTLVRALIPLGEEPIRAHDLSSLRVLGSTGEPWNLEPYLWFFRAVGEEKRPIVNYSGGTEISGGILGNVLVKPIKPMGFNTAVPGIKAAVLDEEGRPVVGKVGELAVLNPWPGMTKGFWQDEARYLDTYFARFPGVWVHGDLALLDEEGHFFILGRSDDTLKVAGKRVGPAEVETAAIAHPALKECAAIGVPHPVKGEAIVLFAVLKPGFSPSPELAQAVADRVAEALGKPLRPEKVLFVQDLPKTRNAKVMRRVVRAVYLGQDPGDLSALENPEAVEAIRQAAGS; the protein is encoded by the coding sequence ATGGAACCCATCTGGTACCCCAAGCCCGAGGAGGCCCGGGCCACGAGGCTTTCCCAGTTCATGGAAGCCCTGGGCTTTGAGGATTACGAGGCCTTTTACCGCTATAGCGTGGAGGAACCCGAGGATTTTTACCACGCCTTCCTCTCCCACCTGGGCCTACCGTGGCGCAAACCGTACGAAAGGGTGATGGAGGGGGGATTTCCCCTTCCCCGCTTCTTCGTGGGGGGGCGGCTCAACCTGGTGGAGGCCGCCCTCAGCCACGAGCCCACCACCTTAGCCCTCATCCACGAAACCGAGGAGGGTGGGGTGCGCACCCTCACCTATGGGGAGCTTTTTCAGGAAGTGGAAAGGGTAGCGGCAGGGCTTCGGGCCCTGGGCGTGGAGCGGGGGGACCGGGTGGGCCTGTGGTTCCCCATGGGCCTCGAGGCGGCCATCCTCCTCCTGGCCACCGCCTGGCTTGGGGCCATCGCCATCCCCATCTTCTCCGGCTACGCCGCCGAGGCGGCGGCGGTGCGGCTTAAGGACGCCAAGGCCAAGCTCCTGGCGGTGCAGGACGGCTTCCACCGCCGGGGAAGAAGGGTGGAGCTCCTCCTCGAGGCCCGCAAGGCCCAGGCCCTGGCGGAAACCCCTCATCTTTTGGTGGTGCGCCGGCTGGGCCTACCCCTGGAAACCGGGGAGGTGGACTACGCGTCCTTAAGGGATGAGCCCTTCCCCCCGGAGGAGATGGAGAGCATGGACCCCTTCATGCTCATCTACACCTCCGGCACCACGGGCCGGCCCAAGGGAACCGTCCACTACCACGCGGGCTTCCCCCTGAAGGCTGCCCTTGATCTGGCCCTTCTCTTTGACCTGAGGGAGGGGGACCGGCTTTTCTGGTTCACCGACCTGGGCTGGATGATGGGCCCCTGGGCCATCCTGGGAGGGCTCATCCTAGGGGCCACGGTCTTCCTCTACGACGGGGCCCCCGACCACCCGGGGCCGGAAAGGCTTTGGCGAATGGTGGAGGCCCACCGCCTCACCCACCTGGGCCTCTCCCCCACCTTAGTGCGGGCCTTGATCCCCTTGGGGGAGGAGCCCATCCGGGCCCACGACCTCAGCTCCCTCCGGGTCCTCGGCTCCACCGGGGAGCCTTGGAACCTCGAGCCCTACCTCTGGTTCTTCCGGGCGGTGGGGGAGGAAAAGCGGCCCATCGTGAACTACTCCGGGGGAACGGAGATCTCCGGGGGCATCCTGGGCAATGTTCTGGTCAAACCCATCAAGCCCATGGGCTTCAACACCGCCGTGCCCGGGATCAAGGCTGCGGTGCTGGACGAGGAGGGAAGGCCTGTGGTGGGCAAGGTGGGGGAGCTGGCCGTGCTCAACCCCTGGCCCGGCATGACCAAGGGTTTCTGGCAGGACGAGGCCCGCTACCTGGACACCTACTTCGCCCGCTTCCCCGGGGTCTGGGTCCATGGGGACCTGGCCCTTTTGGACGAGGAGGGCCACTTCTTCATCCTGGGCCGCTCGGACGACACCCTGAAGGTGGCGGGCAAGCGGGTGGGGCCCGCCGAGGTGGAAACCGCCGCCATCGCCCACCCCGCCCTCAAGGAGTGCGCCGCCATCGGGGTACCCCATCCGGTAAAGGGAGAGGCCATCGTGCTCTTCGCCGTGCTGAAGCCGGGCTTCTCCCCAAGCCCCGAGCTGGCCCAGGCGGTGGCCGACCGGGTGGCGGAAGCCCTGGGCAAACCCTTAAGGCCGGAAAAGGTCCTCTTCGTCCAAGACCTCCCCAAAACCCGAAACGCCAAGGTGATGCGCCGGGTGGTGCGGGCGGTCTACCTGGGCCAGGACCCCGGGGACCTCTCCGCCCTGGAAAACCCCGAGGCGGTGGAGGCCATCCGCCAGGCGGCGGGAAGCTGA
- a CDS encoding serine/threonine-protein kinase, whose protein sequence is MSSLTRKDFRLRMLLGLGQTAQVYLAEAPGGQKVALKLPRKEVRQDPKLAERFAREVSLSLSLRHPHLVQGLHGVPFGEEAFLALEYLEKGTLEDLLLQKPLPWEEATKALLQVGEGLLFLHRKGLVHQDVKPSNVFVGEGIYKLGDLGTVRPLAETSPEYAGSPYYLAPELFLGARPSPKSDAYSFGVMAYELLVGRRPFRGETLEELRNAHLLLPPPPTSLPPRLDRALRRLMAKKPEERLDLKVFLEVLKDSEGPKTEETLPKRKGFPFWRR, encoded by the coding sequence TTGAGTAGCCTGACGCGCAAGGACTTCCGCCTACGGATGCTTTTGGGCCTAGGGCAGACCGCCCAGGTCTACCTGGCGGAAGCCCCCGGCGGGCAGAAGGTGGCCCTGAAGCTTCCCCGAAAGGAAGTGCGCCAAGACCCCAAGCTGGCGGAACGCTTCGCCCGGGAGGTTTCCCTTAGCCTCTCCCTGAGGCACCCCCATCTGGTCCAGGGGCTCCACGGGGTGCCCTTTGGCGAGGAGGCCTTCCTGGCCCTGGAGTACCTGGAGAAGGGGACCCTCGAGGACCTCCTCCTTCAGAAACCCCTTCCCTGGGAAGAGGCCACCAAGGCCCTCCTCCAGGTGGGGGAGGGCCTCCTCTTCCTACACCGAAAGGGCCTGGTCCACCAGGATGTGAAACCTTCCAACGTGTTTGTGGGGGAAGGGATATATAAGCTTGGGGACCTGGGGACCGTGCGCCCCTTGGCGGAGACCAGCCCGGAGTATGCGGGAAGCCCCTATTACCTGGCCCCCGAGCTTTTCTTGGGGGCTAGACCCAGCCCCAAAAGCGACGCCTACAGCTTTGGGGTGATGGCCTACGAGCTCCTTGTGGGAAGGCGCCCTTTCCGGGGGGAAACCCTGGAGGAGCTCAGAAACGCCCATCTCCTCCTCCCGCCTCCCCCCACCTCCCTCCCTCCCAGGTTGGACCGGGCCCTAAGACGGCTTATGGCCAAAAAACCCGAGGAGCGGCTCGACCTCAAGGTTTTTTTAGAGGTACTAAAGGACTCCGAAGGCCCCAAGACCGAGGAAACCCTGCCCAAGCGCAAGGGTTTTCCCTTCTGGAGGAGGTAG